In Roseomonas fluvialis, one genomic interval encodes:
- a CDS encoding Bug family tripartite tricarboxylate transporter substrate binding protein: MNRRTLLALPGAALLPAAAHAQAAWPTAPIRAIVPFAPGSATDTVGRLLAEGMRASLGQPVVVENRAGANGLIGAEAVARATADGNTLLVGTNSTNAAARALFRNVPFDMEAGFAPISTIATVPLLVAVKADSPYRTLADLITAARARPEAITYATASSSQEVAAASLAAMANVRMLAVPYRSSPLAVQDMLAGRVDMFIADQAVILPQAQAGSLRILAVTSAERSAAVPDVPTVREAGGLPDYEVIAWFTLFAPTGTPADRIALLNRAVQAALATEEMRTRLAGALGMTIRGSTPEQAAAFVRAETTKWTNAIRQAGIEPQ; encoded by the coding sequence ATGAACCGCCGCACCCTGCTGGCCCTTCCAGGCGCTGCCCTGCTGCCCGCCGCCGCCCACGCTCAGGCCGCTTGGCCCACCGCCCCCATCCGCGCCATCGTCCCCTTCGCGCCCGGTTCCGCCACCGATACGGTCGGCCGCCTGCTGGCGGAAGGCATGCGCGCCAGCCTTGGGCAACCTGTCGTGGTCGAAAACCGCGCCGGCGCCAATGGCCTGATCGGCGCCGAGGCCGTCGCCCGCGCCACCGCCGACGGCAACACGCTCCTGGTCGGCACGAATTCCACCAACGCCGCCGCCCGCGCCCTGTTCCGCAACGTGCCCTTCGACATGGAGGCCGGCTTCGCGCCGATCTCGACCATCGCCACCGTCCCGCTGCTGGTGGCCGTGAAAGCCGACAGCCCCTATCGCACGCTGGCCGACCTGATCACCGCGGCCCGCGCACGGCCGGAGGCGATCACCTACGCCACCGCCTCCTCCTCGCAGGAAGTGGCGGCCGCCTCGCTCGCGGCCATGGCGAATGTCCGCATGCTGGCAGTGCCTTACCGGTCCTCGCCGCTCGCGGTGCAGGACATGCTCGCCGGGCGCGTCGACATGTTCATCGCCGACCAGGCGGTAATCCTGCCGCAGGCCCAGGCCGGGTCCCTGCGCATCCTGGCCGTCACCTCGGCCGAACGCTCGGCCGCCGTGCCGGACGTGCCGACCGTGCGCGAGGCCGGGGGCCTGCCCGACTACGAGGTCATCGCCTGGTTCACCCTCTTCGCCCCCACCGGCACGCCCGCCGACCGGATCGCGCTTCTCAACCGCGCCGTGCAGGCCGCCCTGGCGACCGAGGAGATGCGCACGCGCCTGGCCGGGGCTCTCGGCATGACCATCCGCGGCTCCACGCCCGAACAGGCGGCCGCCTTCGTCCGCGCCGAGACCACCAAGTGGACCAATGCCATCCGCCAGGCCGGGATCGAGCCGCAATAG
- a CDS encoding exodeoxyribonuclease VII small subunit produces MARTPTEARETPPDIATLSFEQALAELEGIVKALESGQGALEASVAAYQRGAALRAHCERKLAEAEQKVQAIVEGPAGLALRDVE; encoded by the coding sequence ATGGCCAGGACCCCGACCGAGGCGCGCGAAACGCCGCCCGACATTGCAACCCTGTCCTTCGAGCAGGCACTCGCCGAGCTCGAAGGCATCGTGAAGGCGCTGGAAAGCGGGCAGGGGGCACTGGAAGCCTCGGTCGCTGCCTACCAGCGCGGCGCCGCGCTGCGCGCGCACTGCGAACGCAAGCTCGCGGAAGCCGAACAGAAGGTGCAGGCCATCGTGGAAGGCCCGGCAGGCCTCGCCCTGCGGGACGTGGAGTAG
- a CDS encoding polyprenyl synthetase family protein, whose translation MESITASSEGLRAAMTQAAADIDEALDILIPRPEGPEAKLFEAMRYAAIGGGKRLRGFLVLEGARQFGVARDPALRTAAAIEMLHAYSLVHDDLPCMDDDDLRRGKPTLHKAFDEATAVLAGDALQANAFYVLAEPDTHSDSYVRAELCRCLARASGPRGMCGGQMLDMLAEEAGEPLEEAEIGRLQLLKTGKLIEFAAEAGAILGKAPLQMRHAFAAYGRDLGAAFQIADDLLDATVSAEEAGKRTGKDAEAGKATLVGLLGIPRARAHAERLAAQAAAHLDALGERADLLRALADYAIARRT comes from the coding sequence ATGGAATCCATCACGGCCTCCTCCGAGGGCCTGCGCGCCGCCATGACCCAGGCAGCGGCGGATATCGACGAGGCGCTCGACATCCTGATCCCGCGCCCCGAAGGCCCCGAGGCCAAGCTGTTCGAAGCCATGCGCTATGCCGCGATCGGCGGCGGCAAGCGCCTGCGCGGCTTCCTGGTGCTGGAAGGTGCGCGGCAGTTCGGCGTCGCGCGCGACCCCGCCCTGCGCACCGCCGCCGCCATCGAGATGCTGCACGCCTATTCCCTGGTGCATGACGACCTGCCCTGCATGGACGATGACGACCTGCGCCGCGGCAAGCCCACGCTGCACAAGGCTTTCGACGAAGCGACCGCGGTGCTGGCCGGCGATGCGCTGCAGGCCAACGCCTTCTACGTGTTGGCCGAACCCGACACGCATTCCGACAGCTACGTGCGCGCCGAGCTGTGCCGCTGCCTCGCGCGCGCCTCCGGCCCGCGCGGCATGTGCGGCGGGCAGATGCTGGATATGCTGGCCGAGGAAGCGGGCGAACCGCTCGAGGAAGCCGAGATCGGCCGGCTGCAGCTGCTCAAGACCGGCAAGCTGATCGAATTCGCCGCCGAGGCCGGGGCCATCCTGGGCAAGGCACCGCTGCAGATGCGCCATGCCTTCGCCGCCTATGGGCGCGACCTGGGCGCCGCCTTCCAGATTGCCGACGACCTGCTGGATGCGACCGTCAGCGCCGAGGAGGCTGGCAAGCGTACCGGCAAGGATGCCGAGGCCGGCAAGGCCACGCTTGTGGGCCTGCTTGGCATCCCGCGCGCACGTGCGCATGCGGAACGACTGGCCGCGCAGGCGGCCGCACATCTGGACGCTTTGGGTGAACGTGCCGATCTGTTGCGGGCGCTCGCCGACTACGCGATCGCGCGGAGGACCTGA